One region of Bacillus pumilus genomic DNA includes:
- a CDS encoding ABC transporter permease subunit, translating to MVKRQLLYKEWKQSELTFILVMLVAVFATPFAFLMEYSSFQTCLKDAECIVDSPRFSYFFNTDVFLSLSWLMGVFFAVIQLGFERNKGHMDFTLSLPFNRSTIYHTKFFLGAGIIAIVHAVSYVLTYLLILGLNPLETSGFHSGYVISFVTSLMFYSLFFAAGTLTGSSISQAIVGFSTAILPFLVIGLPIVHLDFILKTSGDWLDKSFVHLISPMSPIIYITTEPFQSDYPHWFSGEKIIIPIVMMVLFYLIGLISFLKHPIERNGRFFLYQKIDRPIQIMVIVFGVLGFGWVGFSSDNSIFGYIAGMLIGGAVGALTSYFLIYRKR from the coding sequence ATGGTAAAGCGGCAATTATTATATAAGGAGTGGAAGCAATCAGAGCTGACATTTATTTTAGTGATGCTGGTTGCGGTGTTTGCGACGCCCTTTGCATTCTTAATGGAATATTCATCTTTTCAAACATGTCTAAAGGATGCAGAGTGTATTGTAGATTCACCGCGTTTTTCTTATTTCTTTAATACAGATGTGTTTCTCTCCCTTTCTTGGTTAATGGGGGTCTTCTTTGCTGTCATTCAGCTAGGATTTGAGAGAAATAAAGGGCATATGGACTTTACCTTATCTTTGCCGTTTAACAGAAGTACAATCTATCATACAAAGTTTTTCTTAGGTGCTGGAATCATTGCAATCGTTCATGCCGTATCGTATGTTCTTACGTATTTACTTATTTTGGGGCTGAATCCACTAGAGACATCTGGCTTTCATAGCGGTTATGTCATTTCATTTGTGACCTCCTTAATGTTTTATAGTTTATTTTTTGCAGCTGGTACTTTAACCGGAAGTTCCATTTCACAAGCAATTGTTGGGTTCAGCACAGCTATTTTACCCTTTTTAGTGATCGGATTACCGATTGTTCATTTAGATTTTATCTTGAAGACAAGTGGGGATTGGTTAGATAAGAGCTTCGTTCATTTGATATCGCCTATGTCTCCAATTATTTACATTACAACTGAACCTTTCCAATCTGATTATCCTCATTGGTTCTCGGGTGAAAAAATTATTATCCCTATTGTCATGATGGTTCTGTTTTATCTAATTGGTTTAATTAGCTTTTTAAAACATCCAATTGAACGAAATGGCCGCTTCTTTCTTTATCAAAAAATCGACCGGCCCATTCAGATTATGGTCATTGTCTTCGGTGTTCTAGGATTTGGCTGGGTTGGATTTTCTTCAGATAATTCTATATTTGGTTATATCGCTGGCATGCTCATCGGTGGAGCTGTAGGCGCACTAACAAGTTATTTCTTAATATATCGAAAAAGATAA
- a CDS encoding ATP-binding cassette domain-containing protein, translating into MIEVRNVSKTLNGREVLSNVSFKIGEGEIFGLLGRNGSGKTTLLRLIQQILLPDEGEIYFKDVLVKDHPLVKQNIVYMPVVNPYFDRYNYGQLVQLLKHIYPKFDVTYANELVNRYEIPEKVKYRELSTGLKKQLSLILSFAIKPAVILLDEPTDGIDAVTRNDVLQLMIDEVAERETSILITSHRLEDIERMCNRIGFLEGNQLTSVMDLDELKNDYVKIQMAFEEDMNLSIRKNGVAILDQAGIFYTALVLKTDVEAKEYLKSLQPKVWHELPVNLEEVFIAKFGGKRRW; encoded by the coding sequence TTGATTGAGGTTAGAAATGTATCGAAGACATTAAATGGACGTGAAGTACTCAGCAACGTTTCCTTCAAAATAGGCGAAGGTGAGATCTTTGGTTTGCTTGGCAGGAATGGCTCTGGTAAAACAACACTTCTCCGCTTGATTCAGCAAATTCTTCTTCCAGATGAAGGAGAGATTTATTTTAAAGACGTGCTTGTGAAAGACCACCCGTTAGTAAAGCAAAATATTGTGTATATGCCAGTCGTCAATCCCTACTTTGATAGATACAATTACGGGCAGCTTGTCCAGCTGTTAAAGCATATTTATCCGAAGTTTGACGTGACATATGCCAATGAGCTTGTGAACCGCTATGAAATACCGGAAAAAGTAAAATACCGTGAACTATCGACAGGGTTAAAAAAGCAGCTGTCATTAATTTTAAGCTTTGCGATCAAGCCAGCCGTGATTCTGTTAGATGAACCAACAGATGGTATTGATGCCGTCACAAGAAATGATGTTCTTCAGCTCATGATCGACGAGGTAGCGGAACGTGAAACGTCGATTCTCATCACATCGCATCGATTAGAGGATATTGAGCGGATGTGTAACCGAATCGGGTTTTTAGAAGGAAACCAACTCACAAGTGTCATGGATCTAGATGAATTAAAGAATGATTATGTCAAAATCCAGATGGCTTTTGAAGAAGATATGAACTTGAGTATACGAAAAAATGGTGTTGCTATATTAGATCAAGCGGGCATTTTTTATACAGCGCTTGTTCTTAAAACCGATGTAGAGGCTAAAGAGTACTTAAAGTCGCTGCAACCAAAAGTATGGCATGAACTGCCTGTGAATTTAGAAGAAGTATTCATTGCAAAGTTTGGAGGGAAACGGAGATGGTAA
- a CDS encoding GntR family transcriptional regulator: MIQIDPRSAAPIYEQIIEQLKILCLKGVMKPGDKLPSVRELATIIIANPNTVSKAYKELEREGIIETLRGRGTYVTEEARLKLNEGKVLEMKEQLRQLIIEAHYAGIDIQQLKEWIEEIGSSLEGGNKVD, from the coding sequence ATGATTCAAATAGATCCACGAAGCGCTGCGCCAATATATGAACAAATCATTGAGCAACTCAAAATTTTATGTCTAAAAGGTGTAATGAAACCTGGTGACAAACTGCCCTCTGTCAGAGAGCTCGCCACTATTATCATCGCCAATCCTAACACCGTCAGTAAAGCATATAAGGAGCTTGAGCGGGAAGGGATTATTGAAACACTAAGAGGGCGCGGTACGTATGTAACAGAAGAGGCTCGGTTAAAGCTGAATGAAGGGAAGGTATTGGAGATGAAGGAGCAATTAAGACAACTCATTATAGAAGCTCATTATGCCGGTATTGATATTCAACAACTGAAGGAATGGATAGAAGAGATCGGCTCAAGTCTCGAGGGAGGAAATAAAGTTGATTGA
- a CDS encoding YtzC family protein has translation MATRQSIDEFIQKSTETLEFANEQFDLNLRQEHYNEDEFSKAQLMLEDAVNELEKLKDVANDQQRERLDRARVQMQSLQNQMILGISYDNE, from the coding sequence ATGGCAACAAGGCAGTCAATCGATGAATTTATCCAAAAAAGTACTGAAACCCTTGAGTTTGCAAATGAGCAATTTGATTTGAACTTACGCCAAGAGCATTATAATGAGGACGAATTTTCTAAGGCACAGCTTATGCTTGAAGATGCGGTGAACGAATTAGAAAAATTAAAAGATGTCGCCAATGACCAGCAAAGAGAGCGGTTAGACAGGGCACGTGTTCAAATGCAAAGCTTGCAAAATCAAATGATTTTAGGCATTTCTTACGACAACGAATGA
- a CDS encoding TIGR01212 family radical SAM protein (This family includes YhcC from E. coli K-12, an uncharacterized radical SAM protein.) has translation MDQHNPFLYSNSEKRYHTWNYHLREHFGHKVFKVALDGGFDCPNRDGTVAHGGCTFCSAAGSGDFAGNRADDLITQFNEIKDRMHTKWKDGKYMAYFQAYTNTHAPLPVLKEKFETVMNLDGVVGLSIATRPDCLPDDVVEYLAELNERTYLWVELGLQTVHERTAMLINRAHDYECYVEGVEKLRKHGIRVCSHIINGLPLENRDMMMETAKAVADLDVQGIKIHLLHLLKGTPMVKQYEKGKLEFLSQEEYVQLVCDQLEILPPEMIIHRITGDGPIELMVGPMWSVNKWEVLNAINAELERRNSYQGKRFVRLEEAAK, from the coding sequence TTGGATCAGCATAACCCTTTTTTATATTCAAACAGCGAAAAACGCTATCACACATGGAACTATCATTTGCGAGAACACTTTGGTCATAAAGTTTTTAAAGTGGCCTTAGACGGCGGCTTTGACTGCCCAAACCGTGATGGTACTGTAGCCCACGGAGGCTGTACATTTTGCAGTGCCGCAGGATCTGGTGATTTTGCAGGAAACCGTGCGGATGATCTCATCACTCAATTTAACGAAATCAAAGACCGGATGCATACTAAATGGAAAGACGGAAAATATATGGCGTATTTTCAGGCGTATACAAACACACACGCCCCGCTTCCTGTTTTAAAGGAAAAATTTGAAACCGTGATGAATTTGGATGGTGTGGTTGGCTTATCTATTGCGACAAGACCTGACTGCCTGCCAGATGACGTGGTGGAGTATTTAGCTGAATTAAATGAGCGGACTTATCTCTGGGTAGAGCTTGGTCTTCAAACGGTTCATGAACGGACAGCGATGCTTATTAACCGTGCCCATGATTATGAATGCTACGTAGAAGGTGTAGAAAAACTGCGAAAACACGGCATTCGTGTCTGCTCGCATATCATCAACGGCTTGCCTCTTGAAAATCGGGACATGATGATGGAGACAGCAAAAGCTGTTGCTGATTTAGATGTGCAAGGAATTAAAATTCATTTGCTTCACCTTTTAAAAGGAACCCCAATGGTCAAGCAATATGAAAAAGGCAAATTGGAGTTTCTAAGCCAGGAAGAATATGTCCAGCTTGTTTGTGATCAGCTGGAGATCCTGCCGCCAGAAATGATTATTCATCGTATTACAGGCGATGGCCCGATTGAATTAATGGTTGGTCCAATGTGGAGTGTAAACAAATGGGAAGTATTAAATGCCATTAATGCTGAGCTTGAAAGACGTAACAGCTACCAAGGCAAACGTTTCGTCAGATTGGAAGAAGCAGCAAAATGA
- a CDS encoding class I SAM-dependent methyltransferase translates to MILKRMLPFSKELLERACQKGDIVIDATMGNGHDTLYLADLVGHDGQVFAFDVQEEAIQQTRKRLGEGYPYVHLIHDGHEKLAQHLPRDVYGHISGAVFNLGYLPGGDKAVTTQAHTTIEAIEQLLDWLKPGGLIVLVIYHGHPEGKKEKEVLLDYCRSLPHEEVQVLSYQYMNIQNDPPFVVAIEKKLKLKS, encoded by the coding sequence ATGATCTTGAAACGCATGCTCCCTTTTAGTAAAGAGCTGTTAGAACGGGCTTGTCAAAAAGGCGACATCGTTATTGATGCAACGATGGGAAATGGCCACGATACACTCTATTTAGCTGATCTTGTCGGTCATGATGGACAAGTTTTTGCATTCGACGTACAAGAAGAAGCCATACAGCAGACGCGTAAAAGACTTGGTGAGGGATATCCATATGTTCATCTCATTCACGATGGTCATGAAAAACTGGCTCAACACCTGCCAAGGGATGTTTATGGACATATCTCTGGCGCGGTGTTTAACCTTGGGTACTTGCCCGGAGGCGATAAAGCCGTCACCACTCAGGCCCATACAACCATTGAAGCCATTGAGCAGCTCCTCGACTGGCTTAAACCCGGAGGTCTGATCGTCCTTGTGATTTATCATGGACACCCCGAAGGGAAAAAAGAAAAAGAAGTGCTTCTCGACTATTGCAGATCACTTCCTCATGAAGAGGTGCAAGTTTTATCATATCAATACATGAATATTCAAAACGACCCGCCTTTTGTGGTCGCCATTGAAAAAAAGCTAAAGCTCAAATCCTAA
- a CDS encoding tetraprenyl-beta-curcumene synthase family protein — translation MSVPERPFALMTKVYKDIFPLVHQELKKWRAHAEMIENEELRTQALASISSKTFHCEGGGILSLLAGEAKETCIEFIVAYQTISDYLDNLCDRSTSLDPKDFHMLHQAMRDALDIHAELKPYYQFRDDQEDHGYLHSLVRTCQDVLSRLKHYPIIQPYLHTLCDYYSDLQVHKHVVPHERVPRLESWFRQYEKDLPKMEWYEFSACAGSTLGIFCLVAYALQPDFTEKQAKQIYESYFPYIQGLHILLDYLIDQEEDRLGGDLNFCSYYASHHEMMDRLQHFIEKADEQLKGIPHENFHKLINRGLLAVYLSDEKVTAQKEMNKLAKRLIKSSGKTSFFFYINGRAYRTYQKMPWMKSS, via the coding sequence TTGTCAGTACCAGAGCGTCCTTTTGCACTGATGACAAAGGTGTATAAAGATATTTTTCCGCTTGTTCATCAGGAGCTAAAAAAGTGGCGGGCTCATGCAGAAATGATTGAAAATGAAGAACTGCGTACGCAGGCGTTAGCGAGCATATCGAGTAAAACCTTCCACTGCGAAGGCGGAGGTATTTTATCTCTTCTAGCAGGTGAGGCGAAAGAAACGTGTATTGAATTCATTGTGGCGTATCAAACCATCAGTGATTACTTAGATAACCTGTGTGACCGCAGTACGTCGCTTGATCCAAAAGATTTTCATATGCTGCATCAAGCGATGAGAGATGCGCTTGATATTCATGCTGAGCTCAAGCCTTACTACCAATTCCGTGATGATCAAGAGGATCATGGGTATTTACACTCGCTTGTCCGCACATGCCAAGACGTGCTGTCGCGTCTTAAGCATTATCCGATCATTCAGCCATATTTACACACGCTGTGCGATTACTACAGTGATTTGCAAGTACATAAACACGTCGTTCCTCATGAGCGGGTTCCGCGGCTAGAATCGTGGTTCCGCCAATATGAAAAGGATTTGCCTAAGATGGAATGGTATGAATTTTCAGCTTGTGCAGGATCAACGTTAGGGATTTTCTGTCTTGTGGCGTATGCGTTGCAGCCGGACTTTACAGAAAAGCAGGCGAAGCAAATATACGAAAGCTATTTCCCTTATATTCAAGGTCTGCACATTTTACTTGATTATTTAATTGACCAAGAAGAAGACCGGCTTGGAGGAGATCTGAACTTTTGCTCCTACTATGCTTCTCATCATGAGATGATGGATAGACTTCAGCATTTTATTGAAAAAGCGGATGAGCAGCTGAAAGGCATTCCGCACGAAAACTTTCACAAATTAATTAACAGAGGATTATTGGCAGTCTATTTGTCCGATGAAAAAGTAACAGCCCAAAAAGAGATGAATAAGCTGGCAAAACGGCTGATCAAATCAAGCGGGAAAACATCGTTCTTTTTCTATATCAACGGAAGAGCCTACCGGACCTATCAGAAAATGCCTTGGATGAAATCCTCATAA
- a CDS encoding alpha/beta hydrolase: MWTWHAERPVGTIVIVHGASEYHGRYKWLIEMWRNAGYHVVMGDLPGQGTSTRARGHIRSFQEYIDTVDEWIEHAKSFRLPTFLLGHSMGGLISIEWVKQYTHTKIDGLILSSPCLGLQFKPKKLMDFASKGLNVLAPSFKVESGLSIELATRNQAVIEADSNDSLYVTKVSVRWYRELIKNIDAAMQPTNVFKSIPLLLMQAGDDKIVDKTRVIKWFNGIESTNKSYREWEELYHEIFNEPEREDVFKAARAFTDQYI, encoded by the coding sequence TTGTGGACTTGGCATGCTGAAAGACCAGTTGGTACAATTGTGATAGTACATGGTGCGAGTGAATATCACGGCCGATATAAATGGCTGATCGAAATGTGGCGAAATGCCGGCTATCACGTCGTCATGGGTGACCTGCCTGGGCAAGGGACGTCGACACGTGCGCGCGGCCACATTCGTTCGTTTCAAGAATACATTGATACAGTAGATGAATGGATCGAACATGCGAAATCATTCAGGCTTCCTACTTTTTTACTTGGACACAGTATGGGCGGACTCATTTCAATTGAGTGGGTCAAGCAGTATACCCATACGAAGATTGATGGCCTTATTTTATCATCACCTTGTTTAGGTCTGCAATTTAAACCGAAGAAGCTAATGGATTTTGCATCAAAAGGTCTAAATGTGCTGGCACCGTCCTTTAAAGTCGAGTCAGGGCTGTCGATTGAACTAGCCACACGAAATCAGGCTGTGATTGAGGCAGACTCAAATGATTCCCTTTACGTAACAAAGGTGTCGGTCCGCTGGTACCGAGAGCTGATCAAAAATATTGATGCAGCCATGCAGCCAACGAATGTTTTTAAATCGATTCCGCTCCTTTTAATGCAGGCGGGCGATGATAAGATCGTCGATAAAACGAGGGTGATCAAATGGTTCAATGGCATTGAATCAACCAATAAATCATATCGTGAATGGGAAGAGCTGTATCACGAAATTTTTAATGAACCGGAAAGAGAAGATGTGTTTAAGGCAGCAAGAGCCTTTACAGATCAATATATTTGA
- a CDS encoding gamma carbonic anhydrase family protein: MIYPYHQFTPEIHESVFVADNATITGDVTIGEYSSVWFQTVIRGDVAPVRIGKNVNIQDLSCLHQSPGKTLLIEDGATIGHQVTLHSSIIRKNALIGMGSIILDGAEIGEGAFIGAGSLVPQGKIIPKGSLAFGRPAKVVRQLTDEDIQDMDRIRREYVEKGQYYRSLIPR; the protein is encoded by the coding sequence GTGATTTATCCATATCATCAGTTTACACCTGAGATTCATGAATCGGTCTTTGTCGCAGATAACGCCACCATTACAGGAGATGTCACGATTGGAGAATATTCGAGCGTGTGGTTCCAAACCGTCATCAGAGGCGATGTCGCTCCTGTGAGAATTGGAAAAAACGTCAATATTCAAGATTTATCCTGTCTGCATCAAAGTCCTGGAAAAACACTTCTAATAGAAGATGGTGCTACCATTGGACACCAAGTCACATTACATAGCTCAATCATTCGAAAAAATGCCCTCATTGGTATGGGGTCTATCATTCTCGATGGTGCAGAAATTGGCGAAGGTGCCTTTATCGGTGCAGGTAGTCTTGTCCCTCAAGGAAAGATCATTCCAAAAGGATCACTCGCTTTCGGCCGTCCAGCCAAGGTCGTCCGGCAGTTAACAGATGAAGATATCCAAGACATGGACAGAATCCGTAGAGAATATGTAGAAAAAGGACAATACTATCGTTCCCTTATACCCCGTTAA
- the asnB gene encoding asparagine synthase (glutamine-hydrolyzing), which translates to MCGFVGVFNHRPLSETTEQEELIKQMNRLIVHRGPDDEGYFHDEHVGFGFRRLSIIDVEHGKQPLSYEDEKYWIIFNGEIYNYVELKEELVKKGYTFSTDSDTEVLLATYRHYKEEAASKLRGMFAFLIWDKEAQQLYGARDPFGIKPLYFTQMDEQVYFASERKSLMAVNENILFDETSLQQYMSFQFVPEPNTLDQKVHKVEPGHKFILRPGQEIEFKTYWKVQFKPEQTQEQKLIEEVRDAIYDSVKVHMRSDVPVGSFLSGGIDSSFIVSVAKELHPELKTFSVGFQQDGFSEVDVAKETADKLGLQNFSAVISPEEYMNELPKIVWHLDDPLADPAAIPLYFVAKEAKKQVTVVLSGEGADELFGGYNIYREPLSLKPFESVPSMLKKLLLRLARLMPEGMKGKSFIVRGCTPLEERYIGNAKIFEEPVKKNLLKHYDPSITYRDITKTYFEESAGYSDINKMQYVDIHTWMRGDILLKADKMTMANSLELRVPFLDKVVFEAASKIPEELKTKDGTTKYLLRKAAEGIVPDHVLNRKKLGFPVPIRHWLKNEMNAWAKDIIKNSQTDEYINKEYVLDLLNEHCAGKADHSRKIWTVLIFMIWHSIYVERSIDPEQLNHQPKEVIFS; encoded by the coding sequence ATGTGTGGGTTTGTTGGTGTGTTTAATCACCGTCCATTGTCCGAAACTACTGAGCAGGAAGAGTTAATTAAACAAATGAATCGTCTCATCGTTCACCGTGGTCCGGATGATGAGGGTTACTTTCATGATGAGCATGTAGGATTTGGATTTAGACGTTTAAGTATTATAGATGTTGAACACGGAAAGCAGCCGCTTTCTTATGAAGATGAAAAGTACTGGATTATTTTTAACGGGGAAATTTATAACTATGTGGAGCTGAAGGAAGAGCTTGTGAAAAAGGGCTATACGTTCAGCACAGATTCTGATACGGAAGTACTGCTTGCCACATACCGTCATTATAAAGAAGAAGCGGCTTCTAAGCTTCGCGGCATGTTTGCATTTTTAATTTGGGATAAAGAAGCGCAGCAATTATATGGCGCAAGAGATCCTTTTGGCATCAAACCGCTTTATTTCACACAAATGGATGAGCAAGTGTACTTTGCGTCTGAGCGCAAAAGCTTGATGGCTGTGAACGAGAACATTTTATTTGATGAGACTTCATTGCAGCAGTACATGTCGTTCCAATTCGTTCCTGAGCCAAATACGCTTGATCAAAAGGTGCATAAAGTTGAGCCTGGTCATAAGTTTATTTTACGCCCAGGACAGGAGATCGAATTTAAGACATACTGGAAAGTTCAATTCAAGCCTGAGCAAACACAAGAACAGAAGTTAATTGAAGAAGTACGAGATGCGATCTATGATTCTGTGAAAGTTCACATGAGAAGTGATGTACCTGTTGGTTCATTCCTATCAGGTGGTATTGATTCTTCCTTCATCGTGTCTGTCGCAAAGGAATTACACCCTGAGCTAAAGACATTCTCTGTTGGCTTCCAGCAGGATGGCTTTAGTGAAGTCGATGTCGCGAAGGAAACAGCTGACAAGCTAGGCTTACAAAACTTCAGCGCCGTCATTTCTCCAGAGGAATATATGAACGAGCTTCCGAAGATTGTCTGGCATTTAGACGATCCTTTAGCTGATCCGGCAGCGATTCCATTGTATTTCGTGGCAAAAGAAGCGAAGAAACAAGTGACGGTTGTTCTTTCAGGTGAAGGAGCGGACGAGCTGTTCGGTGGATATAATATTTACCGTGAGCCTCTTTCTCTTAAACCATTTGAATCTGTACCATCTATGCTGAAAAAGCTTCTTCTTCGTCTGGCTCGTTTAATGCCAGAAGGAATGAAAGGGAAGAGCTTTATCGTTCGCGGCTGTACGCCATTAGAGGAACGTTATATCGGTAATGCGAAAATCTTTGAAGAGCCAGTGAAGAAAAATCTCCTCAAACATTATGATCCAAGCATCACATATCGTGACATAACGAAGACATACTTCGAGGAAAGCGCAGGCTACAGTGATATTAACAAAATGCAATATGTTGATATCCATACGTGGATGCGCGGAGACATCTTATTAAAAGCAGACAAGATGACGATGGCGAATTCTCTTGAGCTTCGTGTTCCATTCCTTGATAAGGTCGTTTTTGAAGCGGCTTCTAAAATTCCAGAAGAGCTGAAAACAAAAGATGGCACAACGAAATATTTATTGCGTAAAGCAGCAGAAGGCATTGTGCCTGACCATGTGTTAAACCGTAAAAAGCTTGGTTTCCCTGTGCCAATTCGTCATTGGTTGAAAAATGAGATGAATGCTTGGGCAAAAGACATCATCAAAAACAGTCAAACAGATGAATACATTAACAAAGAGTATGTGCTTGATTTATTAAATGAGCATTGTGCTGGTAAAGCAGATCATAGCCGTAAGATTTGGACCGTCCTTATCTTTATGATTTGGCACAGCATTTATGTGGAGCGCAGCATTGATCCAGAGCAGTTGAATCATCAACCGAAAGAAGTTATCTTTAGTTAA
- the metK gene encoding methionine adenosyltransferase produces MSQNRRLFTSESVTEGHPDKICDQISDSILDEILKKDPNARVACETSVTTGLVLVSGEITTSTYVDIPKTVRDTIKEIGYTRAKYGFDAETCAVLTSIDEQSADIAQGVDKALEAREGTMTEEELDAIGAGDQGLMFGFANNETEELMPLPISLAHKLSLRLTEVRKDQTLAYLRPDGKTQVTVEYDDQNKPVRIDTVVISTQHAPEVTLEQIQSDLKEHVISPVVPSELIDEQTKYFINPTGRFVIGGPQGDAGLTGRKIIVDTYGGYARHGGGAFSGKDATKVDRSAAYAARYVAKNIVAAGLADSCEVQLAYAIGVAQPVSISIDTFGTGKASEEKLIEVVRANFDLRPAGIIKMLDLRRPIYKQTAAYGHFGRHDLDLPWEKTDKADTLRKEALGQ; encoded by the coding sequence ATGAGTCAAAATCGTCGTTTATTTACTTCAGAATCAGTGACGGAAGGACATCCGGATAAAATCTGTGATCAAATTTCAGACAGCATTTTGGATGAAATTTTAAAGAAAGATCCAAATGCACGTGTTGCCTGTGAAACTTCTGTTACAACGGGTCTCGTATTAGTAAGCGGAGAAATTACAACGTCTACTTATGTCGATATTCCAAAGACGGTGCGTGACACGATTAAGGAAATTGGCTACACGCGTGCGAAATATGGTTTTGATGCGGAAACATGTGCAGTGCTCACATCTATTGATGAACAGTCTGCTGATATTGCGCAAGGTGTAGACAAAGCGCTTGAAGCACGTGAAGGCACAATGACTGAAGAAGAACTTGATGCGATTGGTGCAGGTGACCAAGGATTGATGTTTGGTTTTGCCAACAACGAAACCGAAGAACTGATGCCGCTGCCGATTTCACTAGCGCATAAATTATCTCTCCGTTTAACTGAAGTACGCAAGGATCAAACACTTGCTTATCTACGTCCAGATGGAAAAACACAAGTAACAGTAGAATATGATGACCAAAATAAACCTGTTCGTATTGATACAGTGGTTATTTCAACGCAGCATGCACCAGAAGTGACGCTTGAACAAATTCAAAGCGACTTAAAAGAGCATGTCATCAGCCCTGTCGTTCCAAGTGAACTGATTGATGAACAGACAAAATACTTTATTAACCCAACTGGCCGATTCGTGATCGGTGGACCTCAAGGGGATGCTGGTTTAACTGGACGTAAAATCATCGTTGATACGTATGGCGGATACGCTCGTCATGGCGGCGGTGCTTTCTCTGGGAAGGACGCAACAAAGGTTGACCGTTCAGCGGCATACGCTGCTCGTTACGTAGCGAAAAACATTGTAGCTGCCGGCCTTGCAGATTCTTGTGAAGTACAACTTGCTTATGCAATTGGTGTTGCACAGCCTGTATCGATTTCAATTGATACTTTCGGAACAGGGAAAGCTTCTGAAGAAAAATTAATTGAAGTGGTTCGTGCGAACTTCGATCTTCGTCCAGCTGGCATTATTAAAATGCTTGACCTGCGTCGTCCGATCTACAAACAAACAGCTGCATACGGACATTTCGGCCGTCATGATTTAGATCTTCCGTGGGAAAAAACGGATAAAGCCGATACACTTCGCAAGGAAGCATTAGGACAATAA